agtattgtaaaattaattttcagtacaCATTTCCTTTTCAAATGGATGTGCACAGCCtggactcaaaaaaaaaaaaaaaaaaaaaagaaaaaaattttaaacaccaagtggcatagcaggtagcGCCAGTGGCTTGCAGCATGTGGGCTGTGCAGCTGGACGTGGTTTCAATCCCCACTCGGCTAACACTAATTCACCTTTGatgaagtgtcagataaacagaTAATTATTGTTCACAGCTTTGGactaaagcatctgctacatgaataaatgtaataaatgttagtttatccatccatccaatttcaataaccgctagGCCTCAGCAGGGtcagtgatccggagcctatcctggaaactttgggcgtaaggctgagggaggtacaccctggatggtacgccagtccatcaaatataaaaatttaaatttgcatgtaaATAAAGTGAGACCTGGATCCGTTTGCTGCCAGTATGCAGTCCCTCCGAAAGGTATAACAGCAAGCGCCTCCTGGCTCCGCTTTCCACTCCACTCCCGCTCAACTCACCTCCATCAGTGTCTCCTCCGGCAGCTCCGGGGCCTCGAAGGTTACGGCGCCCTCCAGGTTGGCTGTCACTGCGTCGGTGAAGCCGAATCGGGGGCTGGGGGGGCCCTCGCAGCCATCCATGTAGACACCTGCCAGGGTCTGACGGCCAGAGAAGGATCCGGCAGAGCTGATAGAGCTGGAGGAACCCACTGCGGGGAGCGGGACCACACAGGCAGGTTAAATGTGATCATTAACACCATTAGTGCGCCGAGGAGCCGACGCCCCCTTACCTGAGAACATCCTGGTGCGCTGGGTCTGCGGCGGGGTGCACCCGCTGGGTGGAGATCCCACTGTGAAGACCACCGGTGCGGGACTTCCTGAGCCAGCAGCCAAAGCACCACTAAGGGGAGCTGTGGAGAGAGACATCCCTAATGAGAGGACAGGGCttctccagccttctgccctgccCCTCCCACCAGGGGACTATGGGGACTGGGGTGGGCCAAAGAAATGTTATACTCACATTtagtcattcattaatttttctgatacttttctccagttacttagagtgttaagctacttacactgatttacccatttattatttttgctgcaCCAGTTCAGCCTAAGTACCAGAACAAAgcacactgcagcaggaagtggaattcaaaccaaTGACCTCTTGAGTCCAAAAGCaatagctctaagcactatgcaaACTGCATTAAAGCTTTTCaagaaaatttagaaaaaaaaaacaagcttctAACCCATCATGTCCCAGCTGACCCGCCCAGCCTGCCCTTCACTCATTTGCGCCGCCCCTTTCACCGAGCCCCGACTCCTTCTCCCACCCTTTCCATTGCCGTACCAGCTGTGTCCATGAGCTTGTCTCCCGTCAAGTTCTCGTTGCTCCCTCCATCCAGCAGCTGCGTGCCAAAGGCGGCTTTCAGCAGGATGTCCGAGAGTCGCCCGGCGCTCAGGGACCTGCGGGGCCGAGAACGTTAACCACTCCATTGGGTTAAGAAAACTGCCAGCACAGCAGTATTAGGCTCCACCCCCCACTAAAAGCCTCTGAAAGTCATCCGAAAATAGCATGTCAGTTAGGACCCATGGCCAAGTAGTGTTCTCAATGAATTTGCACCCCTTACCTGCCGAATGCGCCCTGACTACCCTCTGCCCCGCAGGCCGCAGCACCTGGACCCAGATCCTTCAGGTCCGGGACGGTCCGGTTACGGGTTGGTGTGAGGACCAGGCACTGCTGGGTCAGCAAGGTGACCAGGTTCTGAGAACTGGGGGGCTTAGGGAACTCAAAGGGAGGCATGGTCTGCAACAGTAGGACACCATCCAATTAGTGCAAACTACAGactcatttgcatatatttgtCCCACCCAGGAAGTCCACAGGTAATGAGGTGACAGACCCGAAGTGAAGCCCTCCGACTGCTCAACTTTATGAAAGATGAACCAAAATCAGTGCGGgctaatttaattattttagtcatttttatcATATAATTAATTCATCGGGTTTATTTTCTAAGCACGCGCTTTAGAGAGGCCCACATGGGTCTTGAACGGGATACAATTgttaatacatatttaacacTGTCCTGTAACACTGTCTTAGTTTAAAAACAGAACTGGGTTCACACTTTATGTTCATAACTCCATAATAAGTTCTAAATCACAACTATAAAAGGTTAACACTCatgttccttcatttatttattggttaagttctgtaaaaatgtcatatacagctgtaataaataaaaaaataagcagtgAATCCATCACGAGTTACACTAcactttcttacatttacatttatttagctgacacttaaaACTGTTTTTAGAGCTGGTTAACTTTAAGaattaaacaactgaaaataaacacgtcatctccacaaactcttgCTGATGACTGACTCATCCCATAAAGAGGTACAAGGAGCAAGTAGCTGTAGACACTGTGCAATGAGCTGAATTAAGGAGGTCCTTCACTCCTGCTCTGTCTggttgctctttactgccatctatcagctgGACACATAATTACAGGTCATGTTCTGTCCACAACAGCCAAAAAtttgagtgaaaaaaataagGGAGTAAGAAAGAGAAATACACCAGAAAATTTAACTGCGAAAACCCCGAACGTCTAGCAAATCAAAGAGCAACCAGAGAGTACCGATAATGACCTGCCAGAACACAACAGGCCTGAGATTCGACTCACCTTGGTTGGGGAGCCCAAAATTGTGGGCAGGGGGCTGCGCTGAATAAGCTCGCTCAGTTTTGGAGAGGAGTACTGCGCCTGGCCACAGCACCGCTGTACCAGTGGGTCCGAATTTTGCTTGCGAATCTTCTGCCGGCAGCCGTGGGTGGCCTCGAGCaggcagggggcgctgtggagCCGGGAGCCGAGCCCCTGCTGCGACGGGTAGAGCTCCTGGCCGGGCAGAGCTGTCGGAGAAAAAGAGGAATTGGCGGGTTGGTCTGAGAAGCAACATGTTGGACCGGGAGGAAATGTAAAGCGTAGCGTGGCACCGtaaccctgcccccccccacccccactcacCAGTGCCCTGCATGGGCCGCCCCAGGTCCACCCCTATGTGACACAGCTGCCCTGGCATCTCCGGGATGGTGCCCACTGGAAGACATTGTGAGCAGGGCTATATCTCCATGTTACCACCAGTTGCACAGtgaaggtaatttttactgatgtATCAATTATCTGACACAGTTACTCAAAATTTCCAACAactgttattaattataaaCACTAATAAAACACATGTGAAAACCCAAAATTTAGAGGAGCAGATGTGTGAATAAAACAGGTCCATGCGGAGGCAGCTACCTTGAAGGGACGGCTGGTAGGGTCTGGACCCGCCCAGGGACAGGCGTCGAGCGCCCGCCACGGGTCCCGGGTCTCCCGGGAAAGGGGGTGAGGTTCCGGTCCTCCCGAAGGCCAGGGAGCCGCTGCAGCACCGGCGGTGGGTGAGGGACGCAGCCCTGGAGACGGAAACGCAAGGAGTGTGAGCGAAGGGAGAAGATGAGAGGCACGGAAGGACGCGGAGGACGGAGGTGCTGGACACACGGTTAAAGGTCAAAGAGCTGTCCACTGACCGGGGTGAGCCGTGTGCGCCGGGCTCCAGAAGGTTCTGCTCCATGCGATGGTAGTTGTGCACCTGCGTGGGCACAGGGACGGGCACCGACTGGTCGTAGCTGCTGGGGAACTCTGCCAGCCGACTCCTGGGACGCGGCGGAGGGCAGGCGAACGGGGTCGACGACATGAGCAGGTAAGGGAAAGAAAGAATATGAGAGCAGTCAGATCTCAAAATACTCAAAAACTTTCACTTCaactttttgaaaaacacagtaaatacagtaatatatttactgtacCTGACTTGAGCTAtgtacaccgatttacccatttacacagcactgTAATCACGctgggtaagaaccttgatcatgggtacaacatcaggaagtgggatttgaacccaggttttTGAATTGCAAGAtggcagcactaaccaccatgccacctactGTTCGGTTTGCATATTAAATCGCTTATTTAGGATTATTTACTCCATTTATATGTGCGGGGAGTAATTCTATGATATCAGTTAAAGGGAAAATACTGTCTGTGGAAGTTACCAAGGTGCATAAAGAGGTAAATTAATGTATTGTCGAgtgcaaacctcacattgtaattcaccttggagaaaagtttcagacacattaataaataatttatactaTTATCCTTATTACTAGCATAaaattgtagaaaaaaaaaatacatttttggaggGAGTGTGGGGAAGTGTCCCCTGGACAACATGCAGCAGCAGTGCTGACCTCATGCTACCCCAGCACCCCTCTGTACACCAGGGATGCAACCGGAGGCTTTTCCGCCCTCGAACCCAAGACAAGACAGCTACTTTTCAATGTGAGCAGTTTGACGTGGTTCATAATTCTTACCAGAACccataaaataaactgaagcaGCAGAAAAGGCATGAAACACATGACTCAATTTGCGTCCATTTCTGTTCATACGTGTTAACCGTGTTCCCAACGTTCAGTTccttctattaaaaaaataaggtcTAAGTTCCATGAATGAGACCCAGACGCTTCAGCGAACAGTGACAGTTCAAACAGTACTGGGGTTCAAGAGCCATTCTTCCCATGACCAGCGACAGAGGTGGTGCTATAGTTGCCATAGGACTGGGCATCCCAGAGGGCTCATTGTCCCGAACCTCAGGCCAAAAACAGACCCTGCGGTGCTTAGGCTCTCACCCTGGGGGGCCTGGAGAGCTGCTGAAGGAGGGCGAGGGGGATGACCCCTTGGCGAGTGTCACTGGTGCACCAGCAGAGATCAGCAATGAGCTCCTGTTCACACGGGGGGGAACACaacaggggtcagaggtcagtctCTGTGGACAGGAGCCCAGCTAAAAGCTCTTTAAACTCAGTGCAGAGAGAGTCCACTGTGAGCACCCCCTGGTGCCCCACAGGCCTTATGTCTGATGAAAATCATTAAAACGGACCTTCTGCCCCAGGGACACTTCcccccagtccccccccccatactcACCCGCTGTACATCAGGCTGTCTTGTATGGCTTTCCCTGCCGGGCCATCGCTAGTGACCTCACCTGGAAACAAGCGGGAGGTACACGAGgtaaacaaaactaaaagtTATCATTATTTTTGGCAGATGAGACAGGAGTAATATTTGATGAACAATTTTCTGGCGGGTAAATGATGCACCCATTCAGGTGACAGGTGTCTGTGACAATGTGGCGAGTGAATGGAGTCGCTGACCGATTTCTCATTGCGTCACAGGGTCTGCTGGTTAAGTCACCGTCTCGCTGCTCCGCTAGCATGTTGATGAAGGGAGGGGCTTATTGTGCAGCTGTGATGGGGGAGGGACCTATTGGGCACATATCTATGACCAATCCAACAGGTGGATGTGAAAGGGAAGCTTAATGGGCAGCTGTTTTTCATTGGCCAATCCATCCTTTGAATGGAGAGGGTTGGGGTTTATTGGACAGCTGCATCTCACTGGTCAGTGCAGAATGTGAATAGAAAGGGGTGTGGCTTACTGGGCAGCTGGGCGGGAACCATCACAAAGTCGTCAATGTCGCAGGAGGagtttttgctgctgctgttgccttcAGAGTCCTTCAACAGGAAGCCAGGTGCATCCTGGGTAGGGGAGGCGAGTGTCTTGTGCCGGAGCTGCTGCATCTCAGCCACGGACTGCTGTAGGACAAGGTGGGGCGAGAGAGCACTCTTAGGGCCTTCGTCGCTTCTCAGCAACATCCTGCCCCACTGGTGTGGTGGCCGCTACTCATCCGCACGCGAACAGGTTTGGAGCTCGGGCAGCAGTGGGCAGAGCCTCGCCACTTGGGCTCACATGCTGGGATTGCACTTTCGGTCCAAATGAGGAGTCGGAACCCAGACAAAAGCCAACAACTTGACCGACTTCTGTGCACAGCGACCTGCTGGTCTAAATTTAACCTGAGTTAATGAACCTCGACTGAACTTAAGCTTGAATCAATCAGTTTCAATGAAGATAAATTGAGGGTCAGTTCAGCACAGAATATAATTTCTGTAACTCAGCTTTCATTAATATTTGTTCATatatctcatgcttttctccaaagttagttacagtgttaatctacctacaaaaatttaaccatttatacagctgggtaattttacaccagctgaaggtaagtaccttgctcaaggctactgcagcagtaggtgagattcgaaccagtGACCATCAGATctataggcagcagctctaaccactctgctgcTAACTGCCCATAATACTCATAATGTACTTCCTAATGgtgaaaagtaaatgtgttCATCTCTTCCTGCTCAGGGAATTAAATAGGtgatttaaacagaaaatgtcatATCAGCATTACTGCGGTAGATTGAAAACCATTTAATGAAACCAAAGATTAGAGGTTTTAAAGTGgtattttaccatgtttacaggTACAACAATGGCAGAAATTCTCAGTGCAAACGGTTGAGTGTGACAATAAATCAGTGAAGGCGACTGGATTGTGGCGAGACCAGCGGGCGAATCATCTTACCGGAGGGGAGGCCAAgtgagaggtggaggagctgctgcaggagctggCCGATGCAGAGCTGGGGTACGAGGGCATTGGCATGGGGACAGCTGTCAAAGGAGCgcgagcaaacacacacacacacacacacacacacacacacacacacacacacacagagtcttattatcattcattattaataaaagtTATGCTTTTCTGTGACACGATgtgaagctacttaccctgatttagcCACGAATACAGtactgtcatttttaccatgGTCAGCACATGTCTCAGTGGTTGCAGCTGCCACCCTTAgactgggtttaaatcccacctcccactgttaTACCATTGATCAGGGTCCTTGCTTTGAACTGACATGAGTGGCTGAACACTCAGTcgcttttaagaaaagcatcagacaaattaACAAGCCAATGGTATTACAGCGGGacggggattcgaacccgggaccctTTGGTGCAACCTGCTGCCCATACTGATATGGTAAAAGGGCTGCACTCATCTCCAGTGTATTTGCAGGTCTCGTGTGCTAAAACTATTGTTTGCATTTATAGAAAGTATGAGGAGTTCTGAGGGATGGGAGCACTGCTGCGTGTCGGGTTCGAAAGACTCTTTACTCACACTTCTTCATGGATGAACCGGCCTCCAGGAAGGGATGCCTGAAGAACTCCTCTGCAAAGAAAGCCGGGGGAAATGCATGTGTGAACAGACCCGCCCTGTGCTCCAGCATCACTCTCGCCGTCATTGTTCTAAAGCAGGACACAAGGCAGAGAGGAGCCCCCACCCAACAGCGGGAGTCCCCACCCTCCAGCGAAATGGGGTCCCTCACCGAAGTCCATGCGGTCCTTGTGGTTGCGCTGCAGCAGGCCCTGGAGCAGGTGTCTGAGAGGGGCAGACGTCTCCCGGGGGATGCTAGGAAACACAAGAGATTCACTGAGCAAGGAAGGGCTCAGCTGGGAGCAAGAAGAAGGTCACCTTTCGGAGGAGTGCCTCGTTTCAAAAATCCAAATATTCAAGAGGAGGCGACGCAAAAACGTCAAAAATTTTGATTGTGCCTTATTTGAGTCCTGACTGCCCGGTATTTGCGTCACTCAAACATATAAGAGATACAATTTACTATAGTTGTGCTGTCAAACATGGTACTTGTGGATTAGAGTAGATGTAGAAAGAGCACCGATTTCCAGCTTGAGGTCAAAAGTGTGTtaaacagtcagtcagtcagtcagtcacttaACAGGAACTGCATCACAACTGCCTGCGTTCGTGTGCGCGCATTCATCACCAGGTTACTGTGACGCTATTACCACGAGCTGTGAGACATGCCGAACACGTAGCGTCTGTGCAGATTGACACTAGCACAAAGCAAGCGGAGTGTTGCcacctgcagaaacacacacacacgttgcacCCCTGCAGCAGTGTAATGTCGCCTGCAGGACCTGAAACATTTCCGCTATGAGTCCTCGAGCCCCGGAATGGTTCTCAAACACTCGATACCCACACGGTTCCCACTGCAATCATTTTTTGGCCTGGGACCGAAACGAATGACACTCCATGGCTGCCGAGTGTGGTAATCGCTGGAAGACGTTCGGTGtgtctcacacacgcacacacacacaatgacaggGAGAGACGCAAAGGACACGCTAGAGGAGTGGCAGCATGGGCcagcaggggggtgcagtggtcaAAGCTGCTACGTTGCTCttgaagggcccaggtttgaatcccactttctgctgcaAAAATTACTCTACTGTAGATAGGGACACccggtagcgtagcggttagagctactgcctttggacccaaaggttacaggttcgattcccacttctggctgtagtacccttgagcaaggtacttaccctaaattccttcagtaaaattacccagctgtataaaggggtaaatgattgtaagcaggTAATatctgtgaccttaacattgtaagttgctttggagaaaagtttcagctaaatgaataaatgttaaaatgcaaataGCTTAGTTTACAAACCTGAtgttgtgagctgctttggaaagaagtgccAGAAAAATGACTCATTAAAGATAATTGTTGATTTTTCTTAattgtttgttattttacaattattattatttgtaatagTAGCAGCACTTACTTGGGACTGAGGTTCTTGTTCTTCTCATAGAAGAGCCGGAGGTCCTGAGGGCTGCTGGCCTACAggggagacacacagacaggactgcagcataaaacagggggtgctctctctctctctctcacacacacacacacacacacacacacacacacacacacacaacacacacctgaAGAGGAGTTGAACCTGTGGCGACTGGGGTGACCATACTAGCACTGTTGCTCTCCAACACTGAGAAGGGATTACAGGGCATTAAGGGAATTTATTCCGTGATTACCACAGTGAACGATGCTCTAAAAGAGTAAGAacgcaaatttaaaaaaaaaaaaagggtcccAAATTCACAGAGCAGCACAAAGTGCGACTGTCAGGCAGAGCTTGGCTCACCGTCACAGCCTTTgaactgcgtgtgtgtgcgcatgcggtGTCATGCATGTCAACTAACAGAGTGGGGCGAGGCTCTTGCCAGAGGGGCTTTCTTTACCACGAGGGTCCCGAGAGAGAACACGGCAAAAGCGCCAGGTAAGGTGAGCGCTGACACCAATCCCGGCATGCACCACACAGCAGTACAGACAGCGGCTCCTCAATTTATGGGAACAGGTGGGACTAGAAGTCTGTTCGTATGTCACTGTGTTCATAACCCCACCGTCACTTCCCCCCCACCATTAAGTCACAACAGACGAAAGTTTTAATAATTCCGACGGCTCCGTTTAGCTGGTTACTTTTTACAAAGATCGAggacaacaataataaattgaaaatatgctGTCGGCCATAGTAATTTCTTTGTTAAAGTTCaatctaaattaaaattaaaactacttGTGggacagatggatagatggacaaTGACCATACTGTACCACACCTCACCACATACAAAGGGTTAAGGTGATGGAAGCATCAGGCTaattatgcataaataattCCTCCacgggggatgcggtggcgcagtgggttggaccgcagtcctgctctttggtgggtctggggttcgagtcccgcttggggtgccttgcgacggactggcgtcccatcctgggtgtatccccttccccctccggccttacgccctgtgttgccgggtaggctccggtttcccgtgaccccgtgagggacaagcggttctgaaaatgtgtgtgtgtgtgtaattcctcCACAGGCAGGAGTCTGAGGGCTGAACATTTGAACCTAAATGCCAAACATCCCAGAAGTCCCTCCGACATGGGGAGCGGGTGCAAGGCCTCCACTTGGGAGATGGGGCTCTTACCTGGAAAGGGGCTTTGCCCATCAGACACTGGTACACGATGGTTCCTATGCTCCACAGGTCAGCTTTAGCATCGTAGTTCTGGGACATGATCACCTCGGGGGCCTTGGGGGGGTGCGGCACAAAGCACACAGTATAATTACTTGGCACTGCTGGTCATGCAACAGACCAATTCCAAACATATCATACGTGTTCATC
Above is a genomic segment from Scleropages formosus chromosome 17, fSclFor1.1, whole genome shotgun sequence containing:
- the LOC108921936 gene encoding serine/threonine-protein kinase ULK1-like is translated as METVGKFEFSRKDLIGHGAFAVVFKGRHREKHDWEVAVKCINKKNLAKSQTLLGKEIKILKELKHENIVGLLDFQEMASCVYLVMEYCNGGDLADYLHSKGTLSEDTIRLFLQQIAGAMRVLQAKGIIHRDLKPQNILLSYSGGRKSNPNNTRIKIADFGFARYLQNNMMAATLCGSPMYMAPEVIMSQNYDAKADLWSIGTIVYQCLMGKAPFQASSPQDLRLFYEKNKNLSPNIPRETSAPLRHLLQGLLQRNHKDRMDFEEFFRHPFLEAGSSMKKSVPMPMPSYPSSASASSCSSSSTSHLASPPQSVAEMQQLRHKTLASPTQDAPGFLLKDSEGNSSSKNSSCDIDDFVMVPAQLPSEVTSDGPAGKAIQDSLMYSGSSLLISAGAPVTLAKGSSPSPSFSSSPGPPGSRLAEFPSSYDQSVPVPVPTQVHNYHRMEQNLLEPGAHGSPRAASLTHRRCCSGSLAFGRTGTSPPFPGDPGPVAGARRLSLGGSRPYQPSLQVGTIPEMPGQLCHIGVDLGRPMQGTALPGQELYPSQQGLGSRLHSAPCLLEATHGCRQKIRKQNSDPLVQRCCGQAQYSSPKLSELIQRSPLPTILGSPTKTMPPFEFPKPPSSQNLVTLLTQQCLVLTPTRNRTVPDLKDLGPGAAACGAEGSQGAFGRSLSAGRLSDILLKAAFGTQLLDGGSNENLTGDKLMDTAAPLSGALAAGSGSPAPVVFTVGSPPSGCTPPQTQRTRMFSVGSSSSISSAGSFSGRQTLAGVYMDGCEGPPSPRFGFTDAVTANLEGAVTFEAPELPEETLMEQEHTETLHSLRFTLAFVLCVMEMAGAKGSGLEVSVTPDAATAPDTSFLQPQQSLVADQISQLSREWSYAEQLVLYMKMAELLSSALQNAMDAIRQGKLFPSSTVKQVVKKLNELYKSSVSFCRGLSVRLQRFFVHKQRLMDRINSITAEKLIYSHTVQMVQSAALDEMFHHGASSVQRYHKALLLMEGLSHMVADQDDIHNLSKCKLCIERRLSALKSGLCA